Proteins co-encoded in one Alcanivorax sp. genomic window:
- a CDS encoding universal stress protein, whose product MTNVIACIDGSAATASICDYAAWSAQRLDAPLTLLHVLDHSRYPVAADFSGNLSMGGREHLMQELADLDAQRNRVALEQGKLMLEAARERVVADGIASPKERQRHGDLVDTLTGLEDEMRLLVIGKQGEEHGGIGAQLGDNVERVIRAVHRPILVAVGQFKAPQTIMLAYDDSETTRKGVSMLSDSPLFKGLDCHLVTVGKSRDLQWAADKLSGAGHQVTTAQLEGEVEPALHDYQQNHAVDLVVMGAYGHSRIREFFVGSTTNKMIREARVPHLLLR is encoded by the coding sequence ATGACGAACGTAATCGCCTGTATTGACGGTTCAGCGGCAACTGCGTCGATCTGTGACTATGCCGCCTGGTCGGCCCAGCGTCTGGATGCCCCGCTGACCTTGCTGCACGTACTGGATCATTCCCGTTACCCTGTAGCGGCAGACTTCAGTGGCAATCTGTCCATGGGCGGACGTGAGCACCTGATGCAGGAACTGGCGGATCTGGATGCACAGCGTAACCGGGTGGCGCTGGAGCAAGGCAAACTGATGCTGGAAGCCGCCCGTGAGCGCGTGGTGGCGGATGGCATCGCAAGCCCGAAAGAGCGCCAGCGTCACGGGGATCTGGTAGATACCCTTACCGGTCTCGAGGATGAGATGCGTTTGCTGGTGATTGGCAAGCAGGGTGAGGAGCATGGCGGCATTGGTGCCCAGCTGGGGGATAATGTGGAGCGGGTGATTCGTGCTGTTCACCGTCCCATTCTGGTCGCTGTGGGGCAGTTCAAGGCGCCACAGACCATCATGCTGGCCTATGACGACAGTGAGACCACCCGCAAGGGCGTGAGCATGTTGTCCGACAGCCCCCTGTTCAAGGGGCTGGATTGCCATTTGGTTACGGTGGGCAAATCCCGGGATCTGCAATGGGCCGCGGATAAGCTGAGTGGGGCGGGGCATCAGGTAACGACCGCGCAGCTGGAGGGCGAGGTGGAGCCCGCTCTTCACGATTACCAGCAGAACCATGCCGTGGACCTGGTAGTGATGGGGGCCTACGGTCACTCCCGCATTCGTGAATTCTTTGTGGGGAGTACCACCAACAAGATGATTCGCGAGGCCAGGGTGCCGCACCTGTTGTTGCGATAG
- a CDS encoding putative DNA-binding domain-containing protein translates to MSDADFQRLQRAFAGHLRNPETRPAPDGIEERRLDIYRNLFFNNVNGFIEQGFPVLFSLLSADRWQRLVRGFFEHHACQSPYFLEIPQEFVSYLATGEGLEAGDPPFLLELAHYEWMELVLDASTESFPDAGFHPEGDLLRAIPQLSPLHAVLTYHFPVHEICADYQPDTPLPEPVWLLVYRNREDQVRFMEINAPTARLLQLVEENPSLTGAEVVSLLAAEMQFDEEKLAEFSLGILQQMRERDILIGTTLKSC, encoded by the coding sequence ATGAGCGATGCGGACTTTCAGCGCTTGCAACGCGCTTTCGCTGGTCATTTACGCAACCCTGAAACCCGGCCCGCTCCGGATGGCATTGAAGAGCGCCGCCTGGACATCTACCGTAATCTGTTTTTCAACAATGTGAATGGCTTTATCGAACAGGGCTTTCCTGTTCTTTTCTCCTTGTTGAGTGCCGACCGATGGCAGCGGCTGGTGCGGGGCTTCTTTGAGCACCATGCCTGCCAAAGCCCTTATTTTCTTGAGATCCCTCAGGAGTTTGTCAGCTATCTGGCCACGGGGGAGGGGCTTGAAGCGGGTGATCCACCGTTTCTTCTCGAGCTTGCCCATTATGAATGGATGGAGTTGGTGCTGGACGCGTCCACCGAGTCGTTTCCAGACGCCGGTTTTCATCCAGAAGGGGACTTGCTACGCGCCATTCCACAACTCAGTCCGCTCCATGCGGTGCTGACCTATCATTTTCCCGTGCATGAAATCTGCGCGGATTATCAGCCAGATACGCCGTTGCCGGAACCGGTCTGGTTACTGGTTTACCGCAATCGCGAGGACCAGGTGCGGTTCATGGAGATCAACGCGCCTACCGCCAGATTACTGCAACTGGTTGAGGAGAATCCTTCATTGACCGGTGCCGAAGTGGTTAGTCTGCTGGCCGCAGAAATGCAGTTTGATGAAGAAAAACTGGCGGAATTTTCTCTTGGCATTCTGCAACAAATGCGCGAGAGGGACATCCTTATAGGGACAACACTGAAAAGCTGTTAA
- a CDS encoding DUF692 domain-containing protein, whose amino-acid sequence MNHKTPVSGVGLGLRRALMGPLSHAESPPFDFMEVAPENWIPMGGRLGREFRKFTERFPFVTHGLSLSLGGPEPLDFELLADIKRFLREHDIRRYTEHLSYCSDHGHLYDLMPIPFTEEAVHYVADRVRQVQDFLEQPIGIEHVSYYAAPGAEMSEIDFVNAVLQEADCELLLDVNNAYVNSINHGYDPKAFISALPGERICYVHIAGHFDEAEDLKVDTHGAAVIDPVWGLLQHAYSEFGVLPTLLERDFNFPGEDELFAELRQIGRHQKQYSARERKLG is encoded by the coding sequence ATGAACCACAAGACACCAGTGTCCGGCGTGGGCCTGGGTCTTCGGCGGGCCCTGATGGGCCCGCTTTCCCATGCCGAATCACCGCCATTTGATTTCATGGAAGTCGCCCCTGAAAACTGGATTCCCATGGGCGGACGCCTGGGCAGGGAATTCCGGAAATTCACGGAGCGATTCCCGTTTGTCACCCATGGTCTAAGCCTTTCATTGGGCGGGCCTGAACCGCTTGATTTCGAGTTGCTGGCTGACATCAAGCGGTTTCTGCGCGAGCATGATATCCGCCGCTACACCGAACACCTGAGTTACTGCAGTGACCATGGCCATCTCTATGACCTGATGCCGATCCCGTTTACTGAAGAGGCCGTGCACTATGTGGCCGACAGGGTTCGCCAGGTACAGGATTTTCTTGAACAACCTATCGGTATCGAGCATGTCAGTTACTATGCCGCGCCCGGTGCCGAAATGTCGGAGATTGATTTCGTCAATGCGGTGCTCCAGGAGGCAGACTGCGAGTTACTGCTGGACGTCAACAACGCTTACGTAAACAGCATTAACCACGGTTATGATCCCAAGGCATTCATCAGTGCCTTGCCTGGTGAGCGCATCTGCTATGTGCATATCGCCGGGCACTTTGATGAGGCCGAGGATCTCAAGGTGGATACCCATGGTGCGGCGGTCATTGATCCTGTCTGGGGGCTTTTGCAGCATGCCTACAGCGAGTTTGGTGTACTGCCCACCTTACTGGAACGTGACTTCAACTTTCCCGGCGAAGACGAGCTGTTCGCTGAATTAAGACAGATTGGCCGTCACCAGAAACAGTATTCTGCCAGGGAGCGTAAACTGGGATGA
- a CDS encoding beta-ketoacyl-ACP synthase III produces MTYSVVISGTGLWNPEQTITNDELVASFNQYVEQFNADNADAIAAGEVTALEASNSAFIEKASGIKQRYVINKSGVLDPARLAPSIPERGDDEVSIQAEIAVKAAKQALENANLTANDLDAVLVACSNMQRPYPAMAVEVQAALGMEHGWGYDMNVACSSATFGIQAGVDAIRNGSARRVLMVNPEICSAHLAWQDRDCHFIFGDVATAVILERQDDATSDNQWEVLGTRLQTKFSNNIRNNFGFLNRCDESGVGARDKLFRQEGRKVFKEVCPMVAEQISSHLADNEIPVEALSRMWLHQANLSMNELISKRVLGRQASREEAPVILDDYANTSSAGSIIAFHKNNSDLPAGSNGVICSFGAGYSIGSVIVKRIK; encoded by the coding sequence GTGACCTATTCTGTCGTGATTTCCGGCACCGGGCTGTGGAACCCGGAACAGACCATAACCAATGATGAGCTGGTAGCGTCTTTCAATCAGTATGTGGAGCAATTCAACGCCGATAACGCCGATGCCATTGCGGCCGGTGAGGTAACGGCCCTGGAGGCGTCCAATTCTGCCTTTATCGAGAAAGCGTCCGGTATCAAGCAGCGTTATGTGATTAACAAATCCGGGGTGCTGGACCCGGCCCGCCTGGCTCCGTCCATTCCGGAGCGAGGGGATGACGAAGTGTCGATCCAGGCCGAGATTGCCGTCAAGGCAGCCAAACAGGCCCTGGAGAATGCCAATCTCACGGCCAACGACCTGGACGCGGTGCTGGTGGCCTGTTCCAACATGCAGCGTCCGTATCCGGCCATGGCGGTGGAAGTGCAGGCCGCACTGGGTATGGAGCACGGTTGGGGCTATGACATGAACGTGGCCTGTTCCAGTGCCACTTTTGGCATTCAGGCCGGCGTTGATGCGATCCGCAACGGCAGCGCCCGGCGGGTGTTGATGGTGAATCCGGAGATTTGCTCGGCCCACCTGGCCTGGCAAGACCGGGATTGCCACTTCATCTTCGGCGATGTGGCCACCGCAGTGATTCTGGAACGCCAGGACGACGCCACGTCCGATAACCAGTGGGAAGTGCTGGGTACCCGTCTTCAGACCAAATTCTCCAACAATATTCGCAACAACTTCGGTTTCTTGAATCGCTGTGACGAAAGTGGTGTTGGTGCCCGTGACAAGCTGTTCCGCCAGGAGGGCCGCAAGGTATTCAAGGAAGTCTGCCCCATGGTGGCCGAGCAGATCAGCTCACACCTGGCCGATAACGAAATTCCGGTAGAAGCGCTCAGTCGCATGTGGCTACATCAGGCAAATCTGAGCATGAATGAGCTGATTTCCAAGCGTGTTCTGGGCCGCCAGGCAAGCCGTGAAGAGGCTCCGGTGATCCTGGATGATTACGCCAATACCAGCTCCGCAGGCTCTATTATCGCCTTCCACAAGAACAACAGCGATCTGCCAGCTGGCAGCAATGGCGTCATCTGTTCCTTTGGTGCGGGTTATTCCATTGGTAGCGTGATCGTTAAGCGCATCAAGTAA
- a CDS encoding transaldolase: MTTQGTETVNKREQLAQWTSLVADTGDLDMIAALAPEDATTNPSLLLAAARDARYRELLDQAAELTATLGHAGEMDWLTDTSACLAGQAILERVPGLVSTEVDARLSFDTRATVEKARRLISIYRELEVDPSRILIKIAATWEGILAARILEEEGTRCNLTLVFNQTQALAAAEAGATLISPFVGRIYDWHRKNGMEINSPEQDPGVQSVREIFNTFKARGLDTIVMGASFRNVDQIEALAGCDKLTISPALLEELAGRDGSLTRVLDPELVNMEKDWTPVNEARFRWQLNDDPMACDLLSDGIRRFARDQEALETLLK, translated from the coding sequence ATGACAACACAAGGAACGGAAACCGTGAATAAACGCGAACAGCTTGCCCAATGGACCTCCCTGGTTGCCGATACCGGCGATCTCGACATGATCGCCGCACTGGCCCCGGAAGATGCCACCACCAACCCTTCCCTCTTGCTCGCCGCCGCCCGCGATGCGCGTTACCGGGAGTTGCTGGATCAGGCCGCAGAACTGACCGCCACACTGGGCCATGCCGGCGAAATGGACTGGCTCACCGACACCAGCGCCTGCCTGGCCGGTCAGGCTATCCTTGAACGGGTTCCGGGCCTGGTATCCACCGAAGTGGATGCCCGACTGTCGTTCGATACCCGGGCCACCGTGGAAAAAGCCCGCCGGTTGATCAGCATCTACCGGGAACTGGAGGTTGATCCATCACGGATCCTGATCAAGATTGCCGCCACCTGGGAAGGCATTCTCGCTGCCCGCATCCTTGAAGAAGAAGGCACACGCTGCAACCTGACCCTGGTTTTCAACCAGACCCAGGCCCTGGCAGCCGCAGAGGCTGGAGCCACCTTGATCTCGCCCTTCGTGGGCCGCATCTATGACTGGCACCGCAAGAACGGTATGGAGATCAACAGTCCCGAACAGGATCCCGGTGTGCAATCGGTGCGAGAGATCTTCAACACCTTCAAGGCGCGGGGGCTGGACACCATCGTGATGGGCGCCAGCTTCCGGAATGTGGATCAGATTGAAGCCCTGGCGGGTTGTGACAAGCTCACCATCAGCCCTGCCCTACTTGAGGAACTTGCCGGCCGGGATGGCAGTCTCACCCGTGTACTTGATCCGGAACTGGTCAACATGGAAAAGGACTGGACCCCGGTCAACGAAGCCCGCTTCCGCTGGCAGCTCAATGATGATCCCATGGCCTGCGACCTGCTTTCGGATGGCATTCGACGCTTTGCCAGGGATCAAGAGGCCCTGGAAACCCTACTGAAATAA
- a CDS encoding VacJ family lipoprotein has protein sequence MRYLLLTIILIVPALVSAEEDWGEATTAFDAPAGQDQYADPWQDFNRKIFAFNQLMDRYGLKPVAQGYRKATPQWMDDTITRFYENLRDFRSGLNSVLQWRWGHVGQNWGRFAVNSTLGIGGLFDVATKVNLRKHNTDLGLTFARWGIPEGPYLVLPFFGPSTGRDAAAIIPEDFMRLRHYIDHDLTRHSFSAVYVVDLRADLLDLERNIVGDRYTFLRNAYLQRRRFETGDMPSLRFPDIEARDSELEEEYEDW, from the coding sequence GTGCGCTACCTGCTACTGACAATAATACTGATTGTGCCCGCGCTGGTCTCTGCCGAGGAAGATTGGGGAGAGGCCACCACAGCCTTTGATGCCCCCGCCGGGCAGGATCAGTATGCTGACCCATGGCAGGACTTCAATCGCAAGATCTTTGCGTTCAACCAGCTGATGGATCGTTATGGTCTCAAGCCGGTAGCACAGGGATACCGCAAGGCCACGCCGCAATGGATGGATGACACCATCACCCGCTTTTATGAGAATCTGCGCGACTTTCGAAGTGGGCTAAACAGTGTGTTGCAATGGCGGTGGGGGCATGTGGGGCAGAACTGGGGGCGTTTTGCAGTCAACAGCACCTTGGGTATCGGTGGCTTGTTTGATGTGGCCACCAAGGTCAACCTGCGCAAGCATAATACTGATCTCGGACTGACCTTTGCTCGCTGGGGCATTCCTGAAGGCCCGTATCTGGTCCTGCCTTTCTTTGGGCCCTCAACCGGCCGTGATGCGGCGGCCATTATCCCCGAAGACTTCATGCGCCTGCGGCACTATATCGATCATGATCTGACGCGCCACAGCTTTAGTGCTGTTTATGTGGTGGATTTGCGTGCAGACCTGCTGGATCTCGAGCGCAACATCGTCGGTGATCGCTATACCTTCCTGCGTAATGCCTACCTCCAACGCCGCCGCTTCGAAACCGGCGACATGCCTTCGTTGCGCTTCCCGGACATTGAAGCCCGGGACAGTGAGCTGGAGGAGGAGTATGAGGACTGGTGA
- a CDS encoding DUF4399 domain-containing protein — protein MRIPFQRSVLVALVASTTLLQACSEQQEPASDDNQAMKADATEQHAAHDAAAPEGNGITRSSAPEGAKVFFVAPQDGATVTSPVTIEFGVEGMDVVPAGTEQDNSGHHHLLIDLDEKPAMDMPLPATEHVVHFGKGQTSTTLELEPGEHTLQLLLGDWRHIPHDPAVLSQEITITVE, from the coding sequence ATGCGTATCCCTTTCCAACGTTCTGTTCTGGTAGCACTGGTGGCCAGCACTACCCTGCTGCAGGCCTGCTCTGAGCAACAGGAACCTGCCAGCGACGACAATCAGGCAATGAAGGCAGATGCCACTGAGCAGCATGCAGCGCATGACGCCGCGGCGCCCGAGGGCAACGGCATCACTCGCAGCAGCGCCCCTGAAGGCGCCAAGGTCTTCTTTGTCGCGCCGCAGGATGGCGCTACCGTCACCAGCCCGGTCACCATCGAATTTGGTGTGGAGGGTATGGACGTGGTACCGGCAGGGACCGAGCAGGACAACAGTGGTCACCACCATCTGCTCATTGATCTGGATGAGAAGCCCGCCATGGATATGCCACTGCCCGCCACCGAGCATGTGGTCCACTTCGGCAAGGGCCAGACGTCCACCACACTGGAACTGGAACCCGGCGAGCACACCCTGCAGTTGCTGCTGGGCGACTGGCGTCACATCCCCCACGACCCTGCCGTGCTGTCCCAGGAAATCACCATCACCGTGGAATAA
- a CDS encoding TerB family tellurite resistance protein has protein sequence MRWLNQLFGTDNHTPETTQHDLHRAAAALLLEVARSDGEVDENETRHLIETVQTRWHLDPEEMQDILGEIESRLNQATDLFEFTAPLREHWDPETRVALIEDMWAMAASDGNADAHEEHMIRRVSDLLYVSHGDYIRAKMKAVNSEQ, from the coding sequence TTGCGCTGGTTAAACCAACTGTTTGGCACCGACAACCACACACCAGAAACCACCCAGCACGACCTCCATCGTGCTGCGGCGGCCCTGTTACTGGAAGTGGCACGCAGCGATGGTGAAGTGGACGAGAACGAAACCCGTCACCTGATCGAGACAGTGCAGACCCGATGGCATCTTGACCCGGAAGAGATGCAGGACATCCTCGGCGAGATCGAGTCGCGCCTGAATCAGGCCACCGACCTGTTTGAATTCACCGCGCCACTGCGCGAACACTGGGACCCGGAAACCCGTGTGGCCCTGATTGAGGACATGTGGGCCATGGCCGCCTCCGACGGCAACGCAGACGCCCATGAAGAGCACATGATCCGCCGAGTCAGCGATCTGCTTTATGTGTCACATGGGGACTATATTCGGGCGAAGATGAAAGCAGTTAACAGTGAACAGTGA
- a CDS encoding SulP family inorganic anion transporter, which produces MLRTIQQEWFSNLRGDLLAGTVVALALIPEAIAFSIIAGVDPKVGLYASFCIAAVTAFFGGRPGMISAATGAMALVMVTLVKDHGLQYLLAATVLTGGLQIVAGFLKLGSLMRFVSRSVVTGFVNALAILIFMAQLPELEGVTWHVYVMVAAGLGIIYLLPLLTTAVPSPLICIVVITGVAMYLGLDVPTVGDKGELPDSLPMFLLPDIPLNLETLQIILPYSLALAVVGLLESMMTATIVDDLTDTESDKNRECKGQGVANIASGFLGGMAGCAMIGQSVINVKSGGRKRLSTLFAGCFLLVLVVFLGKWVSQIPMAALVAVMVMVSIGTFSWESITNMAKHPPSSTVVMLATVIATVATHNLAIGVGIGVVLSALFYANKVGRIFYVKASESEQDGHRVYEVVGQVFFTSAEQFVASFDFKEAIEKVTIDLHRAHFWDITAIGALDKVVIKFRREGTEVDIIGLNEASATLVDKFGVHDKPAEVEKLMGGH; this is translated from the coding sequence ATGCTTCGTACTATTCAGCAGGAATGGTTCAGCAATCTTCGTGGTGATCTGCTGGCCGGCACCGTGGTGGCGTTGGCGCTGATTCCCGAGGCCATTGCCTTTTCCATTATCGCCGGGGTGGACCCGAAAGTGGGTCTTTACGCCTCCTTCTGCATTGCCGCCGTCACGGCGTTCTTTGGCGGCCGCCCGGGAATGATCTCGGCTGCCACCGGGGCCATGGCACTGGTGATGGTCACGCTGGTGAAAGACCATGGCCTGCAGTACTTGCTGGCCGCCACGGTGCTCACCGGCGGTCTCCAGATTGTCGCCGGATTCCTCAAGCTGGGCAGCCTGATGCGGTTTGTCTCACGTTCGGTGGTCACCGGTTTCGTCAACGCCCTGGCGATACTGATCTTCATGGCGCAGCTGCCTGAACTGGAAGGAGTGACCTGGCATGTCTATGTCATGGTGGCCGCAGGGCTGGGCATTATCTACCTCTTGCCGCTACTGACCACCGCTGTGCCCTCACCGCTGATCTGTATCGTGGTGATTACCGGTGTTGCCATGTATCTGGGCCTGGATGTGCCCACTGTGGGCGACAAGGGTGAATTGCCGGACAGCCTGCCCATGTTCCTGTTGCCGGATATCCCGCTGAATCTGGAAACCCTGCAGATTATCCTGCCATATTCCCTTGCACTGGCCGTCGTTGGCCTGCTGGAATCCATGATGACGGCCACTATCGTGGATGATCTGACCGATACCGAGAGTGACAAGAACCGTGAGTGCAAGGGGCAGGGCGTCGCCAATATTGCCTCCGGTTTTCTGGGCGGCATGGCCGGTTGTGCCATGATTGGACAGTCCGTGATCAACGTGAAGTCCGGTGGCCGCAAGCGGCTTTCTACCCTGTTTGCCGGCTGTTTCCTGCTGGTGCTGGTGGTGTTCCTGGGCAAGTGGGTATCCCAGATTCCCATGGCGGCCCTGGTGGCGGTCATGGTGATGGTATCCATCGGCACGTTCAGCTGGGAGTCCATCACCAACATGGCAAAACACCCGCCCAGCAGCACCGTAGTCATGCTGGCCACCGTTATTGCCACCGTGGCCACCCATAATCTGGCCATCGGGGTGGGTATCGGAGTGGTTCTCAGTGCCCTTTTCTATGCCAACAAGGTGGGCCGCATCTTCTATGTGAAGGCCTCTGAGAGTGAACAGGATGGCCACCGGGTGTATGAAGTGGTGGGGCAGGTTTTCTTCACTTCCGCTGAACAATTCGTGGCATCCTTTGACTTCAAGGAAGCCATCGAAAAGGTCACCATTGATCTGCATCGCGCCCATTTCTGGGATATCACCGCCATTGGCGCACTGGACAAGGTGGTGATCAAGTTCCGTCGTGAAGGTACAGAGGTGGATATCATTGGCCTCAACGAAGCGAGTGCCACACTGGTGGACAAGTTTGGCGTGCACGACAAGCCTGCCGAAGTCGAAAAACTGATGGGTGGCCACTGA
- the dusA gene encoding tRNA dihydrouridine(20/20a) synthase DusA produces MSASDTPSRQPLDRRLSVAPMMDWTTRDYRYLARLITRHTLLYTEMVVAQAIVHGDRDRFLSFNEEEHPVALQLGGSDPQLLAEAARISEQYGYDEINLNVGCPSDRVQQGKIGAILMAEPALVAQCVTAMQAAVSVPVTVKTRIGIDDQDDYDFLFRFVDHMKQAGCTSLTIHARKAVLSGLSPKENREIPPLIYQRAYAIKQAFPDLEIILNGGVKTLQDVHEHMGEVDGVMIGREAYQNPYFLADADRVVFADDRPVPSRRDIAEQFLPYIERRYALGHAPKHALRHILNLFQGEPGARKFRRHLSENMHKPGTTPDVLMDALAQLP; encoded by the coding sequence ATGTCTGCCAGCGATACCCCATCCCGTCAGCCCCTGGACCGACGCCTCAGCGTGGCGCCGATGATGGACTGGACCACCCGGGACTACCGCTATCTGGCTCGGCTGATCACGCGACACACCCTCCTCTATACGGAAATGGTGGTCGCCCAGGCCATTGTTCATGGCGACCGTGACCGTTTTCTGTCATTCAATGAGGAAGAGCACCCGGTGGCCCTGCAACTGGGAGGCAGTGATCCCCAACTGCTGGCAGAAGCGGCTCGCATCAGTGAGCAGTACGGCTATGACGAGATCAACCTGAACGTGGGCTGCCCGTCGGACCGGGTGCAACAGGGCAAGATCGGCGCCATTCTCATGGCCGAGCCCGCGCTGGTGGCGCAGTGTGTGACAGCCATGCAGGCTGCTGTGTCGGTCCCCGTCACGGTGAAGACCCGCATCGGTATTGATGATCAGGACGACTACGACTTCCTGTTCCGGTTTGTGGACCACATGAAACAGGCCGGCTGCACCAGCCTGACCATCCATGCTCGCAAGGCCGTCCTCTCCGGCCTCTCCCCCAAGGAGAACAGGGAAATTCCGCCACTGATCTACCAGCGAGCCTATGCCATCAAGCAAGCCTTTCCAGACCTGGAAATCATCCTCAACGGCGGCGTGAAGACCCTGCAGGATGTGCATGAGCACATGGGTGAGGTCGACGGGGTGATGATTGGCCGCGAGGCCTACCAGAACCCGTATTTTCTTGCTGATGCGGATCGCGTGGTATTCGCCGATGATCGTCCCGTCCCCAGCCGCCGCGACATCGCCGAACAGTTTCTCCCCTATATCGAACGCCGCTATGCCCTGGGCCATGCCCCCAAACACGCTCTGCGCCACATCCTCAATCTGTTCCAGGGCGAACCCGGTGCCCGCAAGTTCCGCCGTCATCTGAGCGAGAACATGCACAAACCCGGCACCACCCCCGACGTGCTGATGGACGCTCTGGCGCAACTGCCTTAG
- a CDS encoding DoxX family protein → MRAFLLGIHQLLNVTRKADFLAPLALRLFLAPVMISAGYNKAVSFDNTVAWFGNPDWGLGLPFPALLAFLATATELAGGLMLLIGLLTRYVAVPLMFTMLVAMTTVHWQHGWFAIAPGNPATSTALPLASLGIPAARASLENSEEVGVRLRRAKAILKEHGNYDWLTAKGSLVVLNNGIEFAMTYFIMLLVLFFHGAGRYLSVDYWVALRLSRERNV, encoded by the coding sequence ATGCGAGCCTTTCTTCTTGGAATTCATCAATTATTGAATGTCACACGCAAGGCAGACTTCCTGGCGCCACTGGCGCTGCGTTTGTTTCTCGCGCCGGTGATGATCAGCGCAGGCTATAACAAGGCTGTGAGTTTCGACAATACAGTCGCCTGGTTTGGGAACCCCGATTGGGGGCTTGGGTTACCGTTTCCCGCACTACTTGCGTTTCTGGCGACAGCCACCGAGTTGGCAGGTGGGTTGATGCTGCTGATTGGACTGTTAACCCGGTATGTTGCGGTGCCGCTCATGTTTACCATGCTCGTGGCGATGACCACCGTGCATTGGCAGCATGGCTGGTTCGCCATAGCACCAGGGAACCCGGCTACCAGTACTGCGCTTCCGCTGGCGAGTCTGGGGATCCCGGCGGCCAGGGCCAGCCTGGAGAACAGCGAGGAAGTTGGGGTTCGATTGCGCCGTGCCAAAGCCATACTCAAGGAACATGGCAACTATGACTGGTTGACCGCTAAAGGCAGCCTGGTTGTGCTGAACAACGGTATCGAGTTCGCCATGACCTATTTCATCATGCTGTTGGTGCTGTTTTTCCATGGGGCGGGGCGTTATCTGAGTGTGGACTACTGGGTGGCTTTGCGTTTGAGCCGGGAAAGGAATGTGTAA